From the genome of Glycine max cultivar Williams 82 chromosome 2, Glycine_max_v4.0, whole genome shotgun sequence, one region includes:
- the LOC100798630 gene encoding probable beta-D-xylosidase 2 — MGSIFSPLTTIFLLLLLVLWGGEARDPFACDPKNTATKNLPFCKASLATGARVKDLIGRLTLQEKVNLLVNNAAAVPRLGIKGYEWWSEALHGVSNVGPGTKFGGQFPAATSFPQVITTAASFNASLWEAIGRVASDEARAMYNGGTAGLTYWSPNVNIFRDPRWGRGQETPGEDPILAGKYAASYVRGLQGTDGNRLKVAASCKHFTAYDLDNWNGVDRFHFNAQVSKQDIEDTFNVPFRMCVKEGKVASVMCSYNQVNGVPTCADPILLKRTVRGQWGLNGYIVSDCDSVGVFYNSQHYTSTPEEAAADAIKAGLDLDCGPFLGQHTQNAVKKGLISEADVNGALLNTLTVQMRLGMYDGEPSSHPYNNLGPRDVCTQSHQELALEAARQGIVLLKNKGPSLPLSTRRGRTVAVIGPNSNVTFTMIGNYAGIACGYTSPLQGIGTYTKTIYEHGCANVACTDDKQFGRAINAAQQADATVLVMGLDQSIEAETVDRASLLLPGHQQDLVSKVAAASKGPTILVIMSGGPVDITFAKNDPRIQGILWAGYPGQAGGAAIADILFGTSNPGGKLPMTWYPQGYIKNLPMTNMAMRASRSKGYPGRTYRFYNGPVVYPFGYGLSYTHFVHTLTSAPKLVSIPVDGHRHGNSSNIANKAIKVTHARCGKLSINLHVDVKNVGSKDGIHTLLVFSAPPAGNGHWAPHKQLVAFEKVHIPAKAQQRVRVKIHVCKLLSVVDRSGTRRIPMGLHSLHIGDVKHSVSLQAETLGIIKS; from the exons aTGGGTTCCATCTTTTCACCCTTAACCACTATCTTCCTCCTACTCCTACTCGTACTTTGGGGTGGCGAGGCACGTGACCCTTTTGCTTGTGACCCTAAGAACACCGCCACAAAAAACTTACCATTTTGCAAGGCTTCGTTGGCAACAGGGGCAAGGGTGAAGGACCTCATTGGAAGGTTGACACTGCAAGAAAAAGTTAACTTGCTAGTGAACAATGCCGCGGCAGTGCCACGGCTTGGTATCAAAGGGTATGAGTGGTGGTCGGAGGCACTACATGGGGTCTCAAATGTGGGCCCCGGAACCAAGTTCGGTGGCCAGTTCCCTGCCGCCACTAGCTTCCCTCAAGTCATCACCACCgctgcttctttcaatgcttctCTGTGGGAAGCAATCGGGCGG GTTGCCTCGGACGAAGCAAGAGCAATGTACAATGGTGGAACGGCTGGGCTGACATACTGGAGCCCAAACGTGAACATCTTTAGGGACCCACGGTGGGGCCGCGGACAGGAGACTCCCGGTGAGGACCCAATACTAGCCGGTAAATATGCAGCCAGTTACGTGAGGGGGCTTCAGGGAACTGACGGTAACCGGTTAAAGGTCGCTGCCTCTTGCAAACACTTTACGGCTTATGACCTTGATAATTGGAACGGTGTGGATCGCTTTCACTTTAATGCACAG GTTAGCAAGCAGGACATTGAGGACACGTTCAATGTGCCATTCAGAATGTGCGTGAAGGAAGGCAAAGTGGCGAGTGTGATGTGTTCTTACAATCAGGTTAACGGGGTTCCCACCTGTGCGGACCCCATCCTCCTAAAGAGAACAGTTCGTGGCCAATGGGGTCTTAATGG GTACATTGTATCAGACTGTGACTCTGTTGGGGTGTTTTACAATAGCCAACATTACACATCTACCCCAGAAGAAGCTGCTGCCGATGCCATTAAAGCTG GTTTGGATTTGGATTGTGGGCCTTTTCTGGGACAACATACGCAGAATGCTGTGAAGAAAGGCCTCATAAGCGAAGCTGATGTGAATGGGGCTTTATTGAACACATTAACAGTCCAAATGAGGTTAGGGATGTATGATGGTGAGCCATCAAGTCATCCATATAACAACCTTGGTCCAAGAGATGTGTGCACCCAAAGTCACCAAGAGCTTGCCCTTGAAGCCGCAAGACAAGGGATTGTGCTTCTTAAAAACAAAGGTCCTTCTTTGCCTCTCTCCACTAGGCGTGGCCGCACTGTAGCTGTTATTGGGCCCAATTCTAATGTCACTTTCACAATGATTGGCAACTATGCTG GTATTGCTTGTGGATACACTAGTCCCTTACAAGGAATAGGGACATACACCAAGACAATTTATGAGCATGGTTGTGCAAATGTGGCTTGTACTGATGACAAGCAATTCGGGAGAGCCATAAATGCAGCCCAACAAGCAGATGCAACTGTGCTAGTGATGGGCCTAGATCAGTCCATTGAGGCTGAAACTGTGGACAGGGCTAGCCTGCTTCTTCCTGGACATCAGCAAGACCTTGTGTCCAAAGTAGCAGCTGCCTCCAAGGGCCCAACAATTTTGGTCATTATGTCTGGTGGGCCTGTGGATATAACATTTGCGAAGAATGATCCTCGAATCCAAGGAATCTTGTGGGCCGGTTATCCCGGTCAAGCTGGTGGTGCCGCTATAGCAGATATCTTGTTTGGAACATCTAACCCCG GAGGCAAGTTGCCTATGACATGGTACCCACAAGGGTACATTAAAAACTTGCCAATGACAAATATGGCAATGAGAGCAAGCCGAAGCAAAGGGTACCCTGGAAGAACCTACCGATTTTACAATGGCCCAGTGGTGTATCCATTTGGTTACGGATTGTCTTACACGCACTTTGTTCATACATTAACTAGTGCACCCAAATTGGTCTCAATTCCCGTGGATGGGCACCGCCACGGCAACAGCTCCAACATCGCGAACAAGGCAATTAAAGTGACACATGCACGATGTGGCAAGCTTTCCATTAACCTTCACGTGGACGTTAAAAATGTTGGCTCCAAAGATGGCATTCACACGTTGTTGGTGTTCTCAGCCCCACCTGCGGGTAATGGCCATTGGGCTCCACACAAGCAATTAGTGGCTTTTGAGAAAGTCCATATTCCCGCCAAGG